CTGCCCGCATGTCGATACCGGCCAGCATGGCCGCGCTCATCCGCCGGGGCAGCTCGGTCATGATCGCCGACGCCGCGATGCGGCGCGGCAGGGTGACGTAGCGGCGGTTGCGTTCGATCGCGTCGGCGATCGCCTCGGCCACGACAATCGGTTCCAAGTCTTCGCGCGGCAGCATGTGCATTCGCTGCGATCGCTCGATCGCACGTCGTGCCGGACCGAATTGCCTTATGCCATCCAGCATGTCGGTTTTGACCGCACCGATCTGGACCAGCGTCGTTCCCACCGGCGTGCCCTTGAGTTCCTGGCGGATTCCAGCGGTGAAGTGACTCAGCCCGGCCTTGGACGTCGCATAGACAGTGACCCCGGGGCTCACGCTCACCGCACCCACCGATGAGACGTTCACGATGTGTCCGCGCCCGCGGCCGACCATCCGGGGCATCAGCTGGCGGCACAGCTCCATCGGAGCTAACAGGTTGACCTGTAACAAGTCTCGCACTTCCCGAGCGGAGGTGTCCGGCAGCAGCCGACAACAGTCCAACCCGGCGTTGTTGACCAATATGTCGACCGGGCCGTCGGCTTCGACCCGGCCGGGAAGTGCTTCGACGGCCGCCGGATCGCTCAAGTCGGTCGGATACGCCTTGCCGCCGAGTTCCGTGGCGAGCAGATCCAGCGCCGCTCCGTCGCGGGCGACAACGGCGACCTCGGCACCGCGACGAGCCAGCACTTCGGCGATACTGCGACCCAATCCGCGGCTGGCGCCGGTGATCAATGCGCGGGTGTTGGTCAATCTCATCGACATTCCTCCGGAGGGCGTGGGCCGATCAGGGCTTCGCGTACCACCCGGCAGGCGTCGGCGTTGGCTTGTTCGGCGATGGGAATGTCGTCGGGCAGATTGAAGAAGCCGTGGAACATTCCCGGGTAGCGGCGGACGGTGGTGGGCACACCGGCGGCTTGCAGCAATTGGGCGTACTCCTCGTCCTCGTCGCAGAGTGGATCGATCTCGCCGGTGATGACGTGAGCCGGGGGCAGGCCCGCCAGGTCGGCGAGGATCGGGGACGCGCGAACGTCGCTGCGGTCACCGTTCGGTCCCAGATATTGTTCGGTGAACCAGCGTTGGTGGTCGATGGTCAGCACGCCGAGAGCCGAACGGGCATGCGCCGCAGACGCTTTGCGGCGCTGGTCCACCACCGGGTAGATTAGCAACTGAAACGCGATCGGCGGTCCTCCCTGATCGCGGGCCAACAGGCACACTCCGGTGGCCAGGTTCCCGCCGGCGCTGTCGCCGGCCAGTACCAGCCGGCCCGGGTCGCCGCCGAGTTCGGCCGCGTGCGCCGCTACCCATCGTGTCGCCGCCCAGGCGTCGTCGAGCGCGGCCGGAAATCGATGCTCCGGGGCGAGCCGGTAGTCGACCGAGACAACAACGGCGCCAACGCCATTGGCGAGCCGACGGCAGCACGCATCGTGGGAGTCGAGGTCGCACAGCACGAACCCGCCGCCATGCAGATAGACGATCACCGGAGCCGGCGGCCCGGTGTGCGGCTGGTAGATCCGTACCGGTAGCTGCGCGCCGTCCGGTCCGGAGATGTGGCGATCCACCACCCGCGCCACGGGTACGTGCCGGCGCGGCTTGCGACTGGCCCGCAGACTCTCCCGGACTTGTTGGGCGTCGGCGCTGCCGTCGCGCATCGAGGCGAAGGCCGCGGCCATCCGTTGCGCGACTTCAGGGCCCGGCCCCAACCGCGTCGTCGATTCCGTCACGGTCGTCACGCTACGGCTTCGGAGGGTTGCGACGGCGACGTCCTCCCGTTCATCGGGAAAACACGCCGCCGGGTCAGCTGCGACACGGTTGGATGTGACCCAGCGGAAATGGAAGTGGAGGTGCGCCGGATGCGTCGTCTCACCGGTGTCGACAACCTGTTTCTCAAACAGGAGAAGAGCACGCAACCCCAGCACACCATCAAGGCCGTCGTCCTCGATCCCGCCGCGGCACAGCAACCACTGACCTTCGAGGCGATCCGGGCGGCGTTACCGGCTCTGGTGGAACGGATCGAGCCGCTGCGCTGGCAGTTGCTGCGATCGCGGCTGGGCCGACCCTGGTGGATCGAGCGTCCCAATATCGACCTCGACCACCACGTCAAGCGGGTTTCCGTGCCGGCTCCCGGCGGTGACCGGGAGTTGTCCGCGCAGATCAACGAGATCAACATGGGCGGGCTCGACCACAGCCGGCCGTCCTGGCAACTGTGGTATGTCGACGGGCTCGTCGACGGCCGAATCGCGTTGGTGCTCAAGCTGCATCACACGCTGGCCGATGGTATGGCGTCATTGCGTCTGCTCGAGACGATGCTCAGTGCCGATCCCGACGAACCCTTGCCGGGCGTCACACGCAGCCTGACCGATGAGCGCCGGCCCGGTGCGGCTCGGTGGTATGGAACGCTGTTGCGGCACCAGGCTGCGGCGGCCGCAAGGTTTCCCAATGTGCTGGCCCGATCGGCGCGCACGATCCAGACGGTCCGTGCCCGCCGTAAGGCCGGTCGCCCCGGCTTCGCCGAGGCTTTCGCGGCTCCGTCCGCCCCGTTCAACGCTCCGTTCACCGAGCGGCGCGAATTCGCCTTCGTGACTTGCGATCTCGATCAGATCAAGACGGTGAAGACGGCGTTCGGGGTGACGGTCAACGACGTGTACCTGGCTGTGTGCAGTGGCGCCGTCCGGTCGTACCTGCAGCGGCACGGCGAGTTGGCTGCCGAATCGTTGTCCGCCGTTGTCCCAGTGGCGATTCGGCCGCGCGGCGCCGAAGTGGACTGGGGCAATCAGGTCACTACTTGGTACACCTCGCTGGCCACCGACATAGCCGATCCCGTCCGGCGGTTGCACCAGATCTCGGCCAACACCAAGGCCGCGCGAGCGGTCCACGACGAGCGCGACCTGTGGTTGTTCGGCGACTGGATGGAGTACTGGCCGTTGTTCTGGTTCTACGGGCGCGCCCTGCCGATCCTCGGGGCGGCGACCAAAAAGCGTCCGACGTACAGCCTGATCGCCTCCAACGTTCCCGGACCTCGGGGTCGGCTGTATTTCGGTGGGGCGCCGGTGGAGAAGCTGATCTCGGTGGGGCCCATCGTCTATCCGTACGGCTTGAACTTCACCGGCTGGAGCTACAGAGACGATATGACCATCGGGATGCAGGCATGCAGCGACCACATTCCGGACATCTGGGAGATTGCCGACGGCATTCAGGTCGCGCTGGCCGAATTGTGTTCGCTGGCAGGGGAATCGGTCGCTGTCGGTCAGGCGGGCACGGGGTAGGACGACGCGGAGCTGCGCCGGCGCGGCTTGGATTATCCACAGTTGGGAGTTTGTCCACAGGGTCGCGCTCGGGGGCGGTGTCGTGTCACACCCCGGCGATATCATTCGAACATGCTTGCGAACACGCGTGCGGAGATCGTCGAGGTTCTCGACGCGTGCGATGCGGCCGTCGAGCGGTTGTGCGAGTTGCGGTTTGAGGTGCTGAGCACCCCGGAGCGGATGGCGATCCTGGAGCGCTTGGAGACGGTGGTGCGGCGGCTGCCGGTGCCCCAGCATCAGTTGTTGAATCAGCTCGCCGCGGTGAGCAAGGAGGAGTTGGGTGACACCCTGCGTAACGCGCTGGCCGATCGGCTGCGGATCACGACTTCGGAGGCTGGCCGGCGGATCGGCGACGCCGCCGATCTCGGTGAACGGCATGGTTTGACGGGGGAGCCGTTGGCGCCGCGGTTGGAGGCCACCGCCGCCGCCCAACGCCGCGGCCGTATCGGTAGCGGCCACGTGAACGAGATCCGCGACTTCGTCAAACACTTACCGACGGAAGTGGATGCCGGCACCCGCGAACAGGCCGAAGCCGACCTGGCCGGCCAAGCCGCCGCCATGCGCCCCGACCAACTCAAGGACTACGCCCTCACGCTGCTGGCCTACCTGCACCCCGACGGGGAATTCTCCGACGACGAACGCGCCCGCAAGCGCGGCCTGAGTCTGGGCAAACAAGACCCCGACGGCATGTCCAAACTCACCGGCTGGATCACCCCGCCCTGCGCGCCGCCCTGGAAGCCGCCTGGGCCAAACTGGCCGCCCCCGGCATCGCCAACCCCGAGGACCACCTGCCCCACATCGACGAGGGCGAGCCGGACCCCGAAGCGGTCCGCCGCGACACCCGCGGTACCGCTCAGCGTCAGCATGATGGGCTGCACGCCGGGCTGATGGCGCTACTGGCCTCCGGGGACCTCGGCCGCCACCACGGGCTGCCCGTCACCATCGTGGTCACCACCACCCTGGCCGAACTGGAAGCCGGCACCGGCACAGCCCGCACCGGCGGCGGCAGTCTAGTGCCGATGTCCGATGTGATCCGCTGGTCGGGCGCCGCGCACCCCTACCTCGCCCTGTTCGACGGCGCCACACCCCTGGCGCTCTACCACACCAAGCGGCTGGCCAACCGCGCCCAACGCCTGATGCTGTATGCCCGCGATCGCGGCTGCACCCGACCCGGCTGCACCGCTGCGGCGTATCACACCGAGGTCCATCACCTCACCGCCTGGCACACCTGCCTGAGCACCCACATCACCAACCTCGCCCTGGCCTGCGGCATCCACAACCGCCTCGCCGAACACGGCT
The nucleotide sequence above comes from Mycobacterium kiyosense. Encoded proteins:
- a CDS encoding putative short chain dehydrogenase/reductase, coding for MRLTNTRALITGASRGLGRSIAEVLARRGAEVAVVARDGAALDLLATELGGKAYPTDLSDPAAVEALPGRVEADGPVDILVNNAGLDCCRLLPDTSAREVRDLLQVNLLAPMELCRQLMPRMVGRGRGHIVNVSSVGAVSVSPGVTVYATSKAGLSHFTAGIRQELKGTPVGTTLVQIGAVKTDMLDGIRQFGPARRAIERSQRMHMLPREDLEPIVVAEAIADAIERNRRYVTLPRRIAASAIMTELPRRMSAAMLAGIDMRADA
- a CDS encoding putative lipase/esterase, encoding MLCRGGIEDDGLDGVLGLRALLLFEKQVVDTGETTHPAHLHFHFRWVTSNRVAADPAACFPDEREDVAVATLRSRSVTTVTESTTRLGPGPEVAQRMAAAFASMRDGSADAQQVRESLRASRKPRRHVPVARVVDRHISGPDGAQLPVRIYQPHTGPPAPVIVYLHGGGFVLCDLDSHDACCRRLANGVGAVVVSVDYRLAPEHRFPAALDDAWAATRWVAAHAAELGGDPGRLVLAGDSAGGNLATGVCLLARDQGGPPIAFQLLIYPVVDQRRKASAAHARSALGVLTIDHQRWFTEQYLGPNGDRSDVRASPILADLAGLPPAHVITGEIDPLCDEDEEYAQLLQAAGVPTTVRRYPGMFHGFFNLPDDIPIAEQANADACRVVREALIGPRPPEECR
- a CDS encoding diacylglycerol O-acyltransferase, with the translated sequence MRRMRRLTGVDNLFLKQEKSTQPQHTIKAVVLDPAAAQQPLTFEAIRAALPALVERIEPLRWQLLRSRLGRPWWIERPNIDLDHHVKRVSVPAPGGDRELSAQINEINMGGLDHSRPSWQLWYVDGLVDGRIALVLKLHHTLADGMASLRLLETMLSADPDEPLPGVTRSLTDERRPGAARWYGTLLRHQAAAAARFPNVLARSARTIQTVRARRKAGRPGFAEAFAAPSAPFNAPFTERREFAFVTCDLDQIKTVKTAFGVTVNDVYLAVCSGAVRSYLQRHGELAAESLSAVVPVAIRPRGAEVDWGNQVTTWYTSLATDIADPVRRLHQISANTKAARAVHDERDLWLFGDWMEYWPLFWFYGRALPILGAATKKRPTYSLIASNVPGPRGRLYFGGAPVEKLISVGPIVYPYGLNFTGWSYRDDMTIGMQACSDHIPDIWEIADGIQVALAELCSLAGESVAVGQAGTG
- a CDS encoding hypothetical protein (frameshifted, deletion at around 5583102) — encoded protein: MLANTRAEIVEVLDACDAAVERLCELRFEVLSTPERMAILERLETVVRRLPVPQHQLLNQLAAVSKEELGDTLRNALADRLRITTSEAGRRIGDAADLGERHGLTGEPLAPRLEATAAAQRRGRIGSGHVNEIRDFVKHLPTEVDAGTREQAEADLAGQAAAMRPDQLKDYALTLLAYLHPDGEFSDDERARKRGLSLGKQDPDGMSKLTGWITPPCAPPWKPPGPNWPPPASPTPRTTCPTSTRASRTPKRSAATPAVPLSVSMMGCTPG
- a CDS encoding hypothetical protein (frameshifted, deletion at around 5583105), which codes for MALLASGDLGRHHGLPVTIVVTTTLAELEAGTGTARTGGGSLVPMSDVIRWSGAAHPYLALFDGATPLALYHTKRLANRAQRLMLYARDRGCTRPGCTAAAYHTEVHHLTAWHTCLSTHITNLALACGIHNRLAEHGWTTRTNHRGLIEWLPPAHHDRGQPRINTIHHPERLFAPDEDNDDP